GAACAGCAGTTTTTCAGTTAGAGACACCGGTTTTAATTGCCTGGCTGGCATCGCTGTTTTTTATGATTTTTGTGAATCATTTTTTGGCCATTTACATTAAATGGCGAACCAACGAATCAAATATTTTATTTTATGCGTTTCTGGCATTGGCTGCCGGAATAACAGCCACTAATTATTTCAAAATTTTTGATTTCGCAGCGGCCTTCGGGCAACTCTTCGATTTTGTAATTGCAAATCCTGCTGCAGTGGTGATTTTCCCGGTTCTTATTGCTGCACTCTACTTTTTAAATCAGCAATATATAAATAGCCGCTTTTACCTCGACGAAATTTCGCAAAAGAAAAAAGAAGGAACAACACACGATTTTTCGTGGCTTAACAACGTTGGAGAATACGGAAAAATGCTTTCGCTGGAAGTTAAAATGCTAACCCGCAACAAACGACCACGAAACACAGTAACCATGTCAATACTATTTATTTTTTACGGACTTTTACTCTACAAAGATCATGGTTCAGGTACACCTGAAGTAATATTTGTTTTTGGCGGTATGTTTATGACCGGTATTTTTAGCATGATGTACGGGCAATTCTTTCCGGCCTGGCACAGTCGGTATTATCCGCTATTAATGGCGCAAAACGTTAAAATGAAACAGGTTTTACAATCCGCCTTTTTTCTGATGGCTGTTACAAACCTCATTTTTTATCTGCTTTCACTTGGCTACATGTACATCGACCCAAAAGTACTTTACATTCATTTTGTGGTGATGCTTTACAACGTAGGAGTAAATACCTGGGTAATATTTGCACTGGGTTTAAACAGCAAAAAAGCAATCGATCTCGATCAACGTGCCATGTTTAATTACCAGGGAATGAGTGCTAGCAACTGGCTAATGATGTTCCCC
The sequence above is a segment of the uncultured Draconibacterium sp. genome. Coding sequences within it:
- a CDS encoding DUF5687 family protein — protein: MKRNFFYFAWREFTRSATMNRNMATKGILIFFAIYFSLVALFMGFNLSETLAKSNPDNQISAFNALVFIYVGFELVLRIMIQNLPTFGFQPFLIIPVKRKRIARYMLNKSLLHFFNVLPLFLLVPFVLRTAVFQLETPVLIAWLASLFFMIFVNHFLAIYIKWRTNESNILFYAFLALAAGITATNYFKIFDFAAAFGQLFDFVIANPAAVVIFPVLIAALYFLNQQYINSRFYLDEISQKKKEGTTHDFSWLNNVGEYGKMLSLEVKMLTRNKRPRNTVTMSILFIFYGLLLYKDHGSGTPEVIFVFGGMFMTGIFSMMYGQFFPAWHSRYYPLLMAQNVKMKQVLQSAFFLMAVTNLIFYLLSLGYMYIDPKVLYIHFVVMLYNVGVNTWVIFALGLNSKKAIDLDQRAMFNYQGMSASNWLMMFPILFGPMAAFGLMSLAFGNIVAYVIFGVLGAIGIILHPRLIDYFTKQYLKRKHKMIAGYKAT